The genomic region AATTTAATTCTTTTAACCGTTTCTCTGCCGATTTTGCTAATGATTCAATTATCTCGATAGTGTAGACTTCTTTACATAATAACGAAAGTATTGCTGCCTGATAACCAGAACCAGTGCCAATTTCTAAAACTCGCTCATCTCCTTTTAGTTCTGCAAGTTCAGTCATTCGGGCAACAATATATGGCTGAGAAATCGTTTGACCTTCACCAATTGGCAAAGGGTAATCGTTATACGCTTCAGATTGAAGAACTTCAGGCACAAAAAGATGTCGGGGAACTTTTTCTAAGGCTTTTAAGACTCTTTTATCAGTAACCCCGCGAGCAATAATTTGGGATTTAACCATTGACTTTCTTAAGATTGTATAATAGTCTTTTGGTCCACTACAACTCATAATTAGTATATTAAAGCATAATATAAAAAACGCCGATATACAACCTTTCATTTTTTAGATTCTGTGGTTTTCATAAAAGTTAACTTTAGGAACTGTTATTTGGGCATTGGGAGATAAATTAGTTGTAGATATTGCCTTTTCATTTTTTAGTTCTTATCATTTTCATAAATTCTTCTTCAGAAATTATCGTAATGCCAAGTGCTTTGGCTTTATCATATTTAGAGCCAGGGTCAGCACCAACTAATACATAATCTGTCTTTTTAGAAACTGAGGACGAGACATTACCACCCAAATTAATAATAATTTCGCTTGCCTGTTCTCGGGTATAATTTTTTAATGTGCCGGTTAAAACAAAAGTTTTGCCTAATAATGGCTTTGCACTTTTTTGTGTTGTTTCTTCAGAAAAATTTAAGCCAACTTTTTT from candidate division WOR-3 bacterium harbors:
- a CDS encoding protein-L-isoaspartate(D-aspartate) O-methyltransferase, which produces MSCSGPKDYYTILRKSMVKSQIIARGVTDKRVLKALEKVPRHLFVPEVLQSEAYNDYPLPIGEGQTISQPYIVARMTELAELKGDERVLEIGTGSGYQAAILSLLCKEVYTIEIIESLAKSAEKRLKELNYNNVSVRCGDGYLGWTEASPFDVILITCAPPYLPDSLIRQLKEGGRIVAPMGEEYETQILTVFQKKHGQLIKTEYEPVRFVPMKGKIEEKK